Genomic window (Juglans microcarpa x Juglans regia isolate MS1-56 chromosome 2S, Jm3101_v1.0, whole genome shotgun sequence):
TAGCACTGAAGAATTTCTTTGATAAGTTGTCTAAAGAGGTTttaaatatgagtaatattacgTGCAATCGTGTAATACGCAAGTGTCGTACagttactttaaaaaagagtgagatccactattaaaaaattaatttttttttatgtaagtcccgtatttattcactttttataaaataattatacggcACTTGtacactccacgactgtatgtaacatttctctttaaatatatagatgGAATTATGGATAAAAAGAGATAAAGGCAACATATTAATGGGAAGGACCTAAaattgatcataaaataaaattgatgcGGTGAGCGTGGATCGAACACGCGACCTTCAGATCTTCAGTCTGACGCTCTCCCAACTGAGCTATCCCCGCTTGACATTGGGAGAGTACCAGTACTTCAGTAGTTGTAGATGGTGTCTGGTCTTTCACGGGAATCTGCTTATATTTTGTATGGTTCAACTGTTTATTGGGTGAAGATGCACAAACGGCATACTCGATTTAGTCAATTCTCTCTCTGATTGGCAATTCCAgattatatttacaattctaTTCACAATCAACACCAATTCATCAAAACTTAGATCTTATTCTCAGTTAAAAAGAGATTGTGAATCTGTAGTTGGTGACAACATTGGGCATGCACCGTACAAGTATGATGGATGCTTGTAACCCCTCTATATACGTCAATTGACATCAACTCTCTTTCTCAGTTTGCACCACATTCCATTCTTTGTGTGCATTGTTGCCCCGGTGACTAATTCCACTGATTCTGGAGATCCCTTCAGCATCACGTCGAACTTCTGCAACAGCATAGCCAATGCCACGGTTGACTCCATTAGCGCAAATTGGTCTCCGACGCATTTTCTTGGCCCTCCGCCGAATGGTAAAAAGGCAAAATCTGATATTATCTGATAATTGCAACGATAAAACCAGTAAATATAACTTAAGATGTGAAATCATGAAattatccataaaaaaaaacactatggACTGTTTAAGAGACCTCGTTTGGGTACAGTGCGCCAGGGCTTCGAGATGGATCAAACCCAGCCCACCCTTCAATGCCTTCACTCTTCTTTTGCTCTAAAAATCTCTCTGGCTCAAACTCCTGAGGTCGGTCCCAAAAATATGGGGATCTATGGAGATTATATACCTGAATTTCGACAAGATTATGAGGAATATTGCtcggaaaataaataaaatggttgTAGGCAAAAATGCAAAAGCAAAGAGTTACGAGTGCATAACTATAAATGCATGcctgtgtgtgagtgtgtgtgggCGTGTATGACAGTGCCCTTCCAACATACGGGGACAAAGTTCCGGGCTTCACCATTACAATTATAAGCGTTTGTATATGTCAACATAAGCACAAGGTGAAAAGCAAATATAAATGCATCTACTCACAGAAAGGAAAACATCAGTCCCAGCAGGAATGGTATAACCATCTTTTTCACCCCTGTACCCTCCTGCACAATTATAACAAAGTTCCATGCTTAATCAAATATCACATAtagattttcatcaaattacTTGCGCAGGAAAAAGACCAACATATCGTTTGAAGACAGTCCAATTTATCAACCTGATATAACTGTTgatgcatgaatgaatgaacatGAAAGAGAATTATACGGAGCAGTTCAGTTTCAAAGAACAATGTTCATAAATACTTTAGAATTCACATGAAAAGCGAATAGAGACGGTAATATGTTTTAATAACCCTCAGGAATGAATATTCTTCATCAAATAGTTTTATATTGGTGAGAAGTAATACCTGGCAATACATCTGATCTGAGAGAACGTCTAATTAACAAAGGAGGTTGAGGATACAAGCGCAGAGCTTCTACAACAATAAGTCTAATGTACCTGAATATGTGGTGAAGAAGATTAGAGATATAATCAAATATCAGTTACCAATCCCTCCCCTTCCCTTCTTTGAATTTTCGAATTTATTCAATTATAATAAGTTcgaaaagagaaagaataaaaagtagataaacGGGAATTAATTCTAACTCCCACATGACATAACACATTTCCTTTTAAACTTTCAGATTCTAATAAAGGGTGGAAAAGAGCAAAGATAAAGCAATTACAGGCTGTTTAAGATCTGCTCAGCAAATTTAGATGCTACTCAGACTAGACTTAGCTATGAGAGGCATGGGTAAACCTATTCATGCTAGGCTTGCTAATTGATTGGCCAAGCTCAACCTAGGTCGTGCTTGAGCTTATTTTCCAATTACTTTTCTCAATTACTACTTTTGACATCAGTTCTACAAGCAATCTTCTTTAATACCTAAGTGATAAACTAgaatcaataattaaaaatttacaaagGAAAACATTAgcttattaaaatatatttaatatcaaCAATAATTTTTGTTGATAAGTATATCAACAATAATTCCTAAACAAAGTtgcgaaaattatattattttggtgaAGAAAAGCTTGCTCATATCATGTGCACCAACTAAGATTTTGCAGCAACTAACTATCGATTCACTTTCTAATGATAATTGCACATAAAACACAGAAATTCTATCCTCGTCCCTCAAGGTGTATGCAGATTTCaaagatatatttattttgacccAAACGCCCCACTCTTCAAGATTCTAATGTCCTCAATTAACTTCTCTCTAAGAATTACTTTTAAGTTATTAACAATTCAAATACTGTTTTCTGTAGTTAATAAAATTTGCACATATGTAAAGGATTAAAACTGGTTACTGCACCCCTTATGTGCGAAGGAGATACCATTTGGTCCAAAGTTCATCAACTAAAACAATCTCCTTCATGTTCACTTTAATTATATACTTAACTATACAAATGGCAAAACATGACAACAGAGTAATAAGACATGGTTAATGACATATTGTTCCATTTCTTTGTGTCAGTGTTACTATGTACAAGTTGTAATTTACATGTGTACCAACCCAATGAATTTGTCCACACAGCTACAGCTATCAGTGAATAGATCACATTCATACAAGTATTAATTGGGTGACCTACTCCAGTTTTTTAATCAATTCAAAAGTTGGTCTGCCCTGGCCAAGCACTGAATCAATCTCTGCTTGAGCTTTTCTCATTTTAGAGGGATTCTGCAATTTAGCAAATAAAGATGCAGAAGAATGGTCAAAGACTTGCTGGAGATAAAAGCTACGGATAAAAATAAGACATGGACGAGCATGTATCCACATTACTGTCTCATGAAACTTACAATGTTGTGTATCCAAAAGGAGGtaataaaaaatcatacttGTGCAAGTAGGAAAACAGCCCAAGTAAGAACTGCAGCTGTTGTTTCATGGCCAGCAATAAGCATTGTCATCAGATCATCCCTAAGCTGTAAAAAAGCATCATAGACACGATTTGAGCTGCAAttattcatctaaaattataagAGGAATAAAATTGGTTCAAGGCGGGCCCAACCTAACACATGGTGTGCATGGGCACAAGCTGTAACACAACTTTTAAAAGGtcttttccaaaaagaaaatgcacggtacaggaataataaataataataatctgcTTCAATCATCCAGAATCTGGAAGACTGGTTGATATATTTACCTGACGGTCATCAACATCAGCTCCCCGCATATCAACTAAGAAACGCAGAAGACTTGCATCCTGCATACTTCAGTAAACTAGTAAATGTCAACCAGGCAATCTTTTATATGCTGGATAAATACAGGACagtaagaaaaaagaaaagacaaatagATAAAGCAAAGGTAGAGCACAAATGCCCACCTTGAGATTTAAGTAGTCCCTTTGCTGCAGTTTCTCTACATCTGTTTCCTGTCATAGAGTGGTAACAAGATAGATTTTATGAAACTGATTTCTTACGTTTGAGTGTGCTTATGCAAATGCTACTTAGAACCAAACTAAGCACACGTTGATTAGAGCAGTAATGTCACACAATAAATGATGTTCAAGAGTTTATGAAACATGCACGGTTATTACACACCCACTTGTACTAATCCTTTGATGAGATAAAACGTGAAGGAAGGGTTTCCATCCAATTTCACTTGTCCAAGAGCTTccacattaattaaaaataaactagaagACCCAGAACCAGTTTTGCATCTTCCTGTCTCTTAATGCAGCACCATGCCTTTAATCTTTCCTAGCGattgggtttcttttttttcttttttgttggggggggaTTTCATTTTGCACCAAAAATATGACTCTTTAATCAAATTGTActccaaaattatcaaaaccCTCAATTTGCACCCCAACCCATTTTCTCAATATACACCCCGCACAATTGATTCTAATAGTAACCCTAGATTTTCGAGTGAATTATCTTAAATATACTCTCTGCAAAGGTTAAATTATGTAACTACCCTTTGTTagaataaaactattaaaaaagagactaaaataaaaaggataacaaataaaaacaaagatattaacataaagacaaaaaaaaaaaataataataataataaccatAATATTGACACCTTACACACATTGACATATTCTTTCAAGACAAGTCATCTACATCCATCAAAGAGAATAACTTTAGCCTCACCTGTCTGGTCTCTTTTGCATTTTTGATGAGTCCATCAAGACAGTCATTGATAACTTTAAGATCATTCTGGAATTTCCGCTGCCTGGGGACTATCCACCTTGCCAAAGGAAGTTTCCAGTATGGAATGTAGAAAGTAGATCTGTGTTCGGCTTCAAAGAGAGTGCCATATACTGCCtgttatgtatttttgaaaaaatcaatcatgaaaCTAATGAAATTTACAAAGCTTGCATATGCATTctagtgaaaagaaaaacaaacataaacCCACTACACCTAGgtagttaattattaaaagacCGATAACAGCATCTATTCACTCcacatataaaagaaaatgagaattcTAAAGTTAGGCACCGCATTCAAAGAGTTTGCTTGTGTTAAGGATAtgatataaataactaaatctacctcttcccatCAGCTAAACTCTGTTCATACTAATGcgaaaatcaccattttttCTAAAAGCTTAATATGAATGGAagagatagatttaattatttatattatatccttAATAGTTCACAAACTATGTTTCTGTTAAATTGAAACAGTGGTTGTCAGTGGGGCCCCACACCATGATTTGGTTGTAATCGAACTATTTATCCAAAGGGGGTATTCATCCTCAACTTGAATCAAGTTGGCTCAAGTCCACCTCAACCCAATTAATTAGGGTCAGCTATATGGATCCTTTTATGCCAGTTGGCCCTACCAAGGGTCACAAAAATGGGGGGGTTGAGGAATATGTTTCTCATAGAATTAGGACAGGAAATGATGAAGTGCGAAGTTTTACCTAGAGTTTTGCATTATTAAAAGAGGTATTCACCCTacaaacttgattcttttaTCTAGGAACCTCTAGTGGAAAATGGAAAGGTAAGGACAGGATAACGAGAGGTTCAAACGGGATTCTTTTCTCCAACTTGGCCACTCAACCATAATGACTCCATGGTCCTGAGTTGTGCAGGTCCCTATGATTTCATTAATGTCCCTACACTTTCACCTTATTATCACCGACGTGACCAGAAATGGTCAAGAAAGATAACTAAAGTCAACTCAATAAAGCGTTGCTCATCTTCTTTAGTCAACATCACCAGCGCCTATACAACCTAGGAGCCCCACTGGCCATACCATTGACAACCTATATTAACAAGTATATTTTACAgtgtttataattatttaggACATTTATGGTAGAAAACTTTTTTAACGAGTAACTTATGGTAGAAAACTCGCATATGAAATATGTCATGTAACAAAACTGAATGCAGCGGACAAGAAAAAAGCATGTAAAGGGTATCATTGAGATAAATCTTTTTTCCAACGACATTATGAGATGCATATCTTTCAACATAAATGATCACcgtaccaataaaaaaaaaacagaaacgaCCACTGTTagtaggaagaagaagaagaagaagaagcaaaatAGATTGTTGACATATACTGTAATGTGTATGCACAACAACATGACAGAAGCGTGTTGCTTGTCAGACAAGTCAGTAGAATAACCTCTTGATGGATGTACCTTTATTACAGGAGATTCTTTGGTAACAGAACCAAAATCATAGTTGAAGACACTGAGCCCAATGATGTCAAGAGCCAGACTAGAAAACTCGGCTTCAAGATCCAACTCAATCGTCTTCTCTCCAGGtgaatttttctcaaacttcaatAATGCTCTCTCTGAACAATCAGTAAATATCTTGACCATAGCTTCCAAGTATAATACATGGAACCCAGGAGCAATAACTGCGATGTATTTTGATACAGATTAAAAGTAGCAGTCCCAACATTATCAACCATGAAACATATTTCTCTTCTCTTAAGGTAAAAAATTGATACAGTCTGCTATTAGTTTTTTCTTAGAAACTGAGGTGCAAAGCCCAAAACAATCATTAATTGCATACCTCTTCTTCTCAGCTTCCAAGTATCAAGGTCAGCAGGTATAAGTCCTTTGCCCATTATTGGTTCAAGGATATCAGCGAGGACTCCCTAATCAAGTTTTCAAGAAGTTGAGTGCGATATAAGAACTTAGACGCATTGTTTGAATTAAGTATGCCAAAtgttcacttatcaaaaaaaaaaaagcatgccaAATACCAGAATGGCATTTTGGGAATAGAAATAAGATCTTCTCAACACTGTTGACCAAAGAATCATCCATTCATGCTCACAGAGATCGAAGGCATTTCACATAATATCATGCACCAAgaagaatataattaaaaagtacCTTGTCATAACAAAAAGCATTTTCTCGAAGAATATGTCTTGCAACAATAGGATCTGATACAACCACGAATGCTTTTGGCCCGAAAGCAAGTTTATACACAGCGCCATGCTGCCAAATTCAACATATGGTTAGACAAGAACAAACACAGGGACTTGGAGGGCTCACAATTATCCAAGTAACGAAGGCAAAAGGCacagaaagaaggaaaatacagtaaaaaaaaaaaaaacattgagttTGCACTTCAATAATGTGATTAGAAAAACAATCCAAAATGTGCAAGGGACATCCAAATGAACCACTGCAGTGGCGATTCCACGTGTCAGTTACACAACCATTAAATACTAAAGTGCTTTCCTTTGGCAGGTTCCAGAGCCAATCAACCAATAGTCAGACACAAAAACAAGGGCCGATGGCAGGAGATTAGTACTTTAATCAAATCATCCAAGGGAAATTTGTGAAAAGGGTAAGTACCTCTAAAAACCAATCATACAGTGAATAGAAGAGAGGGCGATCAAACAAATCCGAGACCGCACCTTCAGCAATAGGCATGGACCCAAGAGTTCCCCCACTTAACAAATTGGTAAGGAGGTTGCTCGCATTGTCCAGTAGGTTTCTTCTTGTTTTCGGTTCTTCAGTACTTGTTGATTGACACCTATCAACACCATGATTCAATTCAATCACTCAGGGCTCTCTTCGGTATCAGCAATTTGGAGTAAGTTGGAAgagagttaaagttttgaaCTTTGACGATTAAGTAACTCGGAAATGATACGTTTATATTCCATTCGAGTTTAGGACGGTGCTACGTTCAGCTGAAGATATAtactagaaaatgaaaatgaaaaggaaaatgatacgtTTATATTCCATTCGAGTTTAGGACGGTGCTACGTTCAGCTGAAGATATAtactagaaaatgaaaatgaaaaggaaaaggaaaagaaaggttGTGTCTCGCAATTTATCTCAAGAACCAGCAGCTCCAAAGCCGCTGGCCTGAGCGCCATCAAGTACgatttttttctcactttcaaTGGATTTCCCGCAAGTCCATGAA
Coding sequences:
- the LOC121252529 gene encoding cytochrome P450 97B2, chloroplastic encodes the protein MANAVAGVAPLSWLSPSTGNGDSQRIDAGFVGITTRTVCFHSPATIPSLNSKPKRPTIRCQSTSTEEPKTRRNLLDNASNLLTNLLSGGTLGSMPIAEGAVSDLFDRPLFYSLYDWFLEHGAVYKLAFGPKAFVVVSDPIVARHILRENAFCYDKGVLADILEPIMGKGLIPADLDTWKLRRRVIAPGFHVLYLEAMVKIFTDCSERALLKFEKNSPGEKTIELDLEAEFSSLALDIIGLSVFNYDFGSVTKESPVIKAVYGTLFEAEHRSTFYIPYWKLPLARWIVPRQRKFQNDLKVINDCLDGLIKNAKETRQETDVEKLQQRDYLNLKDASLLRFLVDMRGADVDDRQLRDDLMTMLIAGHETTAAVLTWAVFLLAQNPSKMRKAQAEIDSVLGQGRPTFELIKKLEYIRLIVVEALRLYPQPPLLIRRSLRSDVLPGGYRGEKDGYTIPAGTDVFLSVYNLHRSPYFWDRPQEFEPERFLEQKKSEGIEGWAGFDPSRSPGALYPNEIISDFAFLPFGGGPRKCVGDQFALMESTVALAMLLQKFDVMLKGSPESVELVTGATMHTKNGMWCKLRKRVDVN